A genomic segment from Nitratiruptor sp. YY08-10 encodes:
- the tsaD gene encoding tRNA (adenosine(37)-N6)-threonylcarbamoyltransferase complex transferase subunit TsaD — protein sequence MILSIESSCDDSSIAITRIKDYKLLFHKKISQELAHSEYGGVVPELASRLHAEALPKILEEAKEFLPHIKAIAVTNEPGLSVTLLEGIIMAKALHLALNVPLISVNHLIGHVYSLFIEKEAVLPKMVLLVSGGHTMILDVKGYKDIKVLATTLDDSFGESFDKVAKMMGLGYPGGPVIEKLAQKGDANRFDFPIPLKNAKELAFSYSGLKNAVRLALSEMENLSQQDMADIAASFQKAAIAHLLQKTKKACEIYKPSDFAIVGGASANMALRQTFEKECEKRGIPITFAKLEFCSDNAAMIGRAAVEAFLMNDFTDMDALVAIPRSCFV from the coding sequence ATGATTTTGAGTATCGAAAGCAGTTGTGACGATAGCTCTATCGCTATAACAAGGATTAAAGATTATAAACTTCTATTTCACAAAAAAATATCCCAGGAACTTGCACACAGCGAGTATGGAGGAGTAGTCCCAGAGCTTGCAAGCAGGCTCCATGCCGAGGCATTGCCGAAAATTTTGGAAGAGGCAAAAGAGTTTTTACCGCACATCAAAGCGATTGCTGTTACCAATGAGCCTGGACTTTCTGTGACACTACTTGAGGGGATCATAATGGCAAAGGCGCTTCATTTGGCCCTGAATGTGCCGCTTATTAGCGTCAATCACCTCATCGGTCACGTCTATTCGCTTTTTATCGAAAAAGAGGCTGTTTTGCCAAAAATGGTACTCCTTGTCAGTGGAGGCCATACGATGATACTTGATGTCAAAGGGTATAAAGATATCAAGGTTTTGGCAACGACACTGGATGACAGTTTTGGAGAGAGTTTCGATAAGGTGGCGAAGATGATGGGGCTTGGATACCCTGGAGGGCCTGTCATCGAAAAACTGGCTCAAAAGGGTGATGCAAATAGATTTGATTTCCCAATTCCACTCAAAAATGCAAAAGAGTTGGCCTTTAGCTATTCAGGTTTGAAAAATGCCGTGCGCCTGGCACTGAGTGAGATGGAAAATCTCAGTCAACAAGATATGGCGGATATCGCTGCCTCTTTTCAAAAAGCGGCAATTGCCCATCTTTTGCAAAAAACGAAAAAAGCGTGTGAAATCTACAAACCTTCTGATTTTGCCATTGTTGGAGGAGCCAGTGCAAATATGGCACTTCGCCAAACTTTTGAGAAAGAGTGCGAAAAAAGGGGTATTCCTATCACTTTTGCAAAACTTGAATTTTGCAGTGATAACGCTGCGATGATTGGAAGAGCGGCAGTGGAAGCGTTTTTGATGAACGATTTTACCGATATGGATGCTCTTGTTGCCATTCCAAGAAGCTGCTTTGTGTAA
- a CDS encoding efflux RND transporter periplasmic adaptor subunit, giving the protein MMKKILFALFISILLFVGLLFLWQHKKDRNKLLHTVEVTVTKGDVIQSVEATGVIKPSVGAEVKIGARVTGMVTNEPIKVGDFVKKGTIIAKIDDLELQKALEIAQEELQKILDTYPKEIERLQKEVEKAKLSVKNAKLVLDAAKADAKTANWLCKNKKQLRKRKSISEKEYKTVCTEAYRKQKNYEEALNALQQAKLNAQAAQLALEKMQKSFIHDSAIAKAKMEQAKIRLSYATIKAPFDGIITYISTQKGETVVAGLNAPQFAKILDPNRLENRIYIDETVIAKIKKGMHVLFHVDSFGKKDFQGKIDQIYPQPEIQNGVVYYVGVVKSFNDASLLRPEMTTHNKIIVQIIKNVLRLPNQAVKFKNGHFFVYLKKDSKVVEQSVQPGISDEHYTQILSGLKEGDIVLMESKSAH; this is encoded by the coding sequence ATGATGAAAAAAATCCTCTTTGCACTCTTTATCTCAATTCTACTATTTGTAGGACTTCTTTTTCTTTGGCAACATAAAAAAGATCGAAACAAGCTCCTTCATACCGTTGAAGTAACGGTTACAAAAGGGGATGTAATCCAAAGCGTTGAAGCCACAGGGGTCATCAAACCTTCAGTGGGAGCGGAAGTTAAAATTGGGGCACGAGTGACTGGAATGGTCACAAATGAACCGATCAAAGTGGGAGACTTTGTCAAAAAAGGAACCATTATCGCCAAAATCGATGACCTAGAGCTCCAAAAAGCTCTTGAAATTGCTCAAGAGGAGCTACAAAAAATACTCGATACCTATCCAAAAGAGATAGAACGTCTCCAAAAAGAGGTTGAAAAAGCAAAACTCTCTGTCAAAAATGCAAAGCTTGTACTTGATGCTGCCAAAGCAGATGCCAAAACGGCTAACTGGCTATGCAAAAATAAAAAACAACTTCGAAAAAGAAAAAGTATAAGCGAAAAAGAGTACAAAACTGTCTGTACCGAAGCATACAGAAAACAAAAAAACTATGAAGAGGCTCTCAATGCCCTACAACAAGCCAAACTCAACGCCCAAGCAGCACAACTGGCCCTGGAAAAGATGCAAAAAAGCTTCATCCACGATTCGGCAATTGCCAAAGCAAAAATGGAGCAAGCGAAAATCCGCCTCAGCTACGCTACAATCAAAGCCCCTTTTGACGGAATCATCACCTATATCTCTACACAAAAAGGCGAAACGGTAGTCGCAGGACTCAATGCTCCACAGTTTGCGAAGATTCTTGATCCAAATCGATTGGAAAATCGCATCTATATCGACGAAACTGTCATAGCAAAAATAAAAAAAGGTATGCATGTCCTCTTTCACGTGGATAGTTTTGGAAAAAAAGATTTTCAAGGAAAGATCGATCAAATCTATCCTCAACCAGAGATTCAAAACGGGGTTGTCTACTATGTAGGTGTTGTCAAATCATTTAACGATGCTTCGTTGCTGCGGCCAGAAATGACAACACACAACAAAATCATCGTACAAATCATTAAAAATGTTCTTCGCCTCCCAAATCAAGCAGTCAAATTCAAAAATGGACACTTTTTCGTCTATCTCAAAAAGGATAGCAAAGTGGTAGAACAGAGCGTACAACCCGGGATTTCCGATGAACACTATACACAAATCCTTTCCGGTCTCAAAGAAGGCGATATCGTTTTGATGGAGTCAAAGAGTGCTCATTGA
- a CDS encoding alpha/beta hydrolase: protein MDRFLILHGWGGSDYPHWQSWLAGELAKEYGTVSFPLIHHPHHPNKSKWMSQFKKHVQNFKPTTVICHSLACTVWMALCEEGEIEEVERLLLVAPPSKHTDIKLLEQFFPHVLPKNLFAKEVQLVVSTNDPYLRLEEAHHLQNHFGCEMLILQDAGHINEKSGYGKWPWVLEWAKRDPSIVSEPI from the coding sequence ATGGATAGGTTTTTGATTTTACACGGATGGGGAGGAAGCGACTATCCCCACTGGCAAAGCTGGCTGGCTGGTGAACTGGCCAAAGAGTATGGAACGGTTAGTTTTCCCCTTATCCATCATCCTCACCATCCTAATAAAAGCAAATGGATGAGCCAGTTCAAGAAACATGTACAAAATTTTAAGCCAACAACCGTAATATGTCATTCACTTGCGTGTACCGTATGGATGGCGCTGTGCGAAGAGGGAGAGATTGAAGAGGTTGAGCGGTTACTCCTTGTGGCACCTCCAAGCAAGCATACCGATATAAAACTTCTAGAGCAGTTTTTCCCACACGTTTTACCTAAAAACCTTTTTGCAAAAGAGGTACAGTTGGTGGTTTCGACGAACGACCCATACCTACGCCTTGAAGAGGCCCACCATTTGCAAAACCATTTCGGTTGCGAGATGCTCATTTTGCAAGATGCAGGGCATATCAATGAAAAAAGCGGTTATGGCAAGTGGCCATGGGTACTGGAGTGGGCCAAAAGAGACCCCAGTATTGTATCGGAGCCGATATGA
- the sfsA gene encoding DNA/RNA nuclease SfsA: MILFDLATLGELTTGSLIKRQNRFLATAFVDNQVKKVHIADTGRLEEILTPNRDLLLLKNRPGLKSDYTLIAAKMEEGWVLINTKLHRPIAQKAIKQGVLGFIPKTLQAEVLFENSRLDFKADDAFIELKGCSLVQDNLCLFPNAPTSRGVKHIQDLIKAKEKGFNAYILIMAVRKCACFKPHPTRDLEFQTIFFEALQKGVRFKGFFIRIDTSLHLVFDGPLTLCHDKI; this comes from the coding sequence GTGATCCTCTTTGATCTTGCAACCTTGGGCGAGCTGACAACCGGCTCGCTGATAAAGCGCCAAAACCGCTTCTTGGCAACTGCTTTTGTTGATAATCAAGTCAAAAAAGTCCATATCGCCGATACTGGAAGGCTTGAAGAGATCCTCACACCAAACAGAGACCTCCTTCTACTCAAAAACCGCCCAGGTCTCAAGTCCGACTACACTTTGATAGCCGCCAAAATGGAAGAGGGATGGGTTTTGATCAACACAAAACTTCATCGCCCAATCGCACAAAAAGCGATTAAGCAGGGTGTTTTGGGATTTATTCCAAAAACACTCCAAGCAGAAGTACTTTTTGAAAACAGCAGGCTCGATTTCAAAGCAGACGATGCGTTCATCGAACTCAAAGGATGCAGCCTCGTCCAAGACAATCTTTGTCTCTTCCCCAATGCTCCAACGTCAAGAGGCGTCAAGCATATACAAGATCTCATCAAAGCAAAAGAAAAAGGTTTCAACGCCTATATCCTCATCATGGCCGTGAGAAAATGTGCATGCTTTAAACCGCATCCGACACGGGATCTAGAATTTCAAACAATATTTTTTGAAGCGCTCCAAAAAGGTGTTCGTTTCAAAGGCTTTTTTATACGAATCGATACATCCTTGCATCTCGTTTTTGATGGACCTTTGACACTGTGTCATGATAAGATATAA
- the dxr gene encoding 1-deoxy-D-xylulose-5-phosphate reductoisomerase — MKIALLGSTGSIGTNTLKICEQFGIDVEVLVAGNNIELLKKQVNAFHPKIVVTAKPCDIEAPVVLRGEEGIIEAIERSDSELVVNALVGFLGLRPTLKAIELGKRVALANKESLVVAGKFIDTSKITPIDSEHFGLWYLLQNSFKPKRLILTASGGAFRDWKIEKIASATLQDALKHPNWSMGTKITIDSATMANKLFEVLEAYWLFGCDNIDGVIEPSSIVHGIVEFIDGSTTFHASIPDMKLPIAYALGISNQPILESVDIFKIKTAFEPIDQKRYPIWQIKEQLLKRPELGVVVNAANEAAIEQFIEGKKAFGFIAEAVLRSMDKFFDVQTENIDAIFTIDSEVRNYVQTL, encoded by the coding sequence ATGAAAATTGCACTTTTAGGCTCTACTGGTTCAATTGGAACAAATACACTAAAAATTTGTGAGCAGTTTGGAATAGATGTTGAAGTACTGGTTGCCGGAAACAATATTGAGCTTTTGAAAAAGCAAGTAAATGCATTTCATCCAAAAATCGTTGTAACTGCCAAGCCTTGCGATATAGAAGCTCCTGTCGTTTTGCGTGGAGAAGAGGGTATCATAGAGGCCATTGAAAGAAGTGACAGTGAGCTGGTAGTCAATGCACTGGTTGGATTTTTGGGACTTCGACCCACACTCAAAGCTATCGAACTTGGCAAACGAGTGGCCTTGGCCAACAAAGAGTCGCTTGTTGTGGCGGGAAAATTTATCGATACCTCCAAAATCACGCCGATCGATAGTGAGCATTTTGGACTCTGGTACCTTTTGCAAAACAGTTTCAAACCAAAACGACTCATTTTGACGGCCAGCGGCGGGGCTTTTCGCGACTGGAAGATAGAAAAGATTGCGAGCGCTACACTGCAGGATGCCTTGAAACATCCCAACTGGAGTATGGGAACGAAAATCACCATCGACAGCGCTACGATGGCCAACAAGCTTTTTGAAGTTTTGGAAGCCTACTGGCTTTTTGGATGTGACAATATTGATGGCGTAATTGAGCCGAGCTCGATTGTTCATGGAATTGTGGAATTTATAGACGGCAGCACCACGTTTCATGCGAGCATACCCGATATGAAACTCCCCATTGCCTATGCTCTTGGTATCAGCAATCAGCCAATCTTGGAATCTGTAGATATTTTTAAGATAAAGACAGCCTTTGAGCCAATTGACCAAAAACGTTATCCTATATGGCAGATAAAAGAGCAGCTTCTCAAGCGCCCTGAACTTGGTGTTGTAGTCAATGCAGCGAACGAAGCGGCAATCGAACAGTTTATCGAAGGTAAGAAAGCGTTTGGATTTATTGCAGAGGCTGTTTTGCGAAGTATGGACAAATTTTTCGATGTGCAAACAGAAAATATCGATGCCATATTTACAATCGATTCAGAGGTACGAAACTATGTTCAGACTCTTTAA
- a CDS encoding UDP-N-acetylmuramate dehydrogenase, translating to MKKKIDFAKYSSIKIGPIADVELIEQIDPKFEEYFLIGGANNLLVSQNPPRLASLSKAFDYIRIDGDKLKIGAATPTGKVVSFCKKHDIGGFEFLSKLPGTIGGAVKMNAGVKEYEIKNLLLGIETAKGFLPAKALGLSYRKSSINTIIYEAVFHIEKGYDEALRQKLLSLRSNQPKEPSAGSVFKNPPGEYAGRLIEAVGLKGKRIGDMAFSPVHANFLINYGKGTFAEAVKLITIAKEKVLQKYGIVLEEEVIIV from the coding sequence ATGAAGAAAAAAATTGATTTTGCCAAGTATAGTTCCATTAAAATAGGCCCCATAGCAGATGTCGAGCTGATTGAACAGATCGATCCAAAATTTGAAGAGTACTTTTTGATCGGCGGAGCCAACAATCTTTTAGTCTCACAAAATCCTCCAAGACTCGCCAGTCTCTCAAAAGCTTTCGACTATATCCGAATCGATGGGGACAAACTCAAAATTGGTGCTGCAACACCAACCGGAAAAGTAGTCTCTTTTTGCAAAAAACATGATATTGGCGGATTTGAGTTTTTGAGCAAGCTTCCCGGAACCATCGGGGGTGCCGTGAAGATGAATGCGGGTGTCAAGGAGTATGAAATAAAAAACCTTTTGCTAGGTATCGAAACAGCTAAAGGCTTTCTTCCAGCAAAGGCTCTTGGTTTAAGCTACCGAAAAAGTAGTATCAACACCATTATCTATGAAGCGGTGTTTCATATCGAAAAAGGCTATGATGAAGCTCTTCGCCAAAAACTGCTGTCACTTCGATCCAATCAGCCAAAGGAGCCAAGTGCTGGAAGTGTTTTTAAAAATCCACCTGGTGAATATGCTGGAAGGCTTATTGAAGCTGTAGGTCTTAAAGGCAAGCGGATCGGTGATATGGCTTTTAGTCCTGTACATGCCAATTTTTTGATCAATTACGGCAAAGGTACCTTTGCAGAAGCAGTGAAACTCATCACGATCGCAAAAGAGAAAGTTTTACAAAAATATGGAATTGTTTTAGAAGAAGAAGTGATCATCGTTTAG
- a CDS encoding phosphatidate cytidylyltransferase gives MSEFAKRMVTGAVLIAVVALVAWIDSFFLTWLFFGIIFLLAFYEAMRLYGMQNYNSLYFWAFFTWIVASFYPNPDDLFFLVALVFAGYEAFTQDRDPKKFLPFLYPMASFLFLLSLYHDFGMEALVWLVIVVALTDVGAYFTGRAIGKHPFCKTSPKKTWEGVFGGVVIATIFGSWYGVQLVELWQSIVISLLASFAGVFGDLFESYLKRRAGVKDSGNILPGHGGILDRVDGYLFAAPTMVILLRGLL, from the coding sequence ATGAGTGAATTTGCCAAACGAATGGTAACGGGAGCGGTTTTAATCGCTGTTGTCGCTCTTGTTGCCTGGATCGATAGTTTTTTTCTCACATGGCTCTTTTTTGGCATAATCTTTTTGCTTGCATTTTATGAAGCGATGCGACTGTATGGAATGCAAAACTACAATTCTCTCTATTTTTGGGCATTTTTTACCTGGATTGTCGCATCATTCTACCCCAACCCTGATGATCTCTTCTTTTTGGTTGCACTTGTTTTTGCCGGCTACGAAGCCTTTACGCAGGACAGGGATCCAAAGAAGTTTTTGCCTTTTCTCTATCCAATGGCCTCCTTTCTATTTTTGCTCTCTTTGTACCACGATTTTGGCATGGAAGCGCTTGTATGGCTTGTCATCGTTGTGGCTTTGACCGATGTAGGAGCCTACTTTACAGGCCGTGCTATCGGCAAACACCCTTTTTGCAAAACCTCTCCCAAAAAGACATGGGAGGGTGTCTTTGGTGGGGTAGTCATCGCCACAATTTTTGGAAGCTGGTATGGAGTACAACTGGTGGAGTTGTGGCAATCTATCGTGATATCGCTCTTGGCTTCATTTGCTGGCGTTTTTGGGGATCTTTTTGAGAGCTATCTCAAAAGAAGAGCCGGTGTCAAAGATAGTGGCAATATTTTGCCGGGTCATGGGGGGATCCTTGATCGAGTGGATGGATATCTGTTTGCAGCACCGACAATGGTGATACTGCTTCGAGGACTGCTATGA
- the tpx gene encoding thiol peroxidase, with protein MATVTLKGNPVNLEGNEVNVGDKAPEATVVTTGLEEKKVGGAQGNVQMIVVVPSLDTPVCATETRKFNEEASNIEGVDVTVVSMDLPFASKRFCSTEGVENLTVASDYRNRDFGEKYGVVIAEGPLKGILARAIFIIDKDGNVVYKQLVPEITEEPNYEEALEAAKKAAAA; from the coding sequence ATGGCAACTGTTACACTAAAAGGAAATCCAGTAAATTTGGAAGGAAATGAAGTAAACGTAGGAGATAAAGCTCCTGAGGCTACTGTTGTTACAACAGGTCTTGAAGAGAAAAAAGTGGGTGGTGCACAAGGGAACGTACAGATGATCGTTGTAGTTCCATCTCTTGACACTCCAGTGTGTGCTACTGAAACAAGAAAATTCAACGAAGAAGCTTCAAACATTGAAGGCGTTGATGTTACTGTAGTATCCATGGACCTTCCGTTCGCAAGCAAAAGATTCTGTTCGACTGAAGGTGTTGAAAACCTAACTGTTGCAAGTGACTATAGAAACAGAGATTTTGGTGAAAAATATGGCGTTGTGATTGCAGAAGGGCCACTCAAAGGAATCCTTGCAAGAGCAATTTTCATTATCGATAAAGACGGAAATGTTGTGTATAAACAGCTTGTTCCAGAAATCACTGAAGAGCCAAACTACGAAGAGGCTTTGGAAGCTGCAAAAAAAGCGGCAGCTGCATAA
- a CDS encoding ABC transporter ATP-binding protein, whose product MLIECKHIIKKYRTGDIETTVLKDVSFCVEQGEFVAIMGSSGSGKSTLLYILGCLDKPSMGEYRINGQDVANLSDDELSHLRNSMFGFIFQAFYLIPYLTILDNVLVPTLYAKTSKSKEDAKALLEKLQLLDRIDFYPEQLSGGQKQRVAIARALINNPQIILADEPTGQLDTKNATIVMEILKNLNKEGRTVIVVTHDENMARYAQRIIRIQDGQILST is encoded by the coding sequence GTGCTCATTGAGTGTAAACATATCATAAAAAAGTACCGCACAGGTGATATCGAAACAACGGTTTTAAAGGATGTAAGTTTCTGTGTCGAACAAGGCGAATTCGTAGCCATCATGGGAAGCAGCGGAAGTGGCAAATCAACTCTGCTCTATATCTTAGGATGCCTCGATAAGCCCTCTATGGGAGAGTATCGTATCAATGGACAAGATGTAGCCAACTTGAGCGACGATGAACTTTCACATCTTCGAAACAGCATGTTTGGATTTATTTTTCAAGCTTTTTATCTCATTCCATATCTCACTATTCTCGATAATGTTCTGGTACCAACACTCTACGCCAAAACCTCTAAGTCAAAAGAGGATGCAAAAGCACTCCTTGAAAAACTGCAACTCCTCGATAGAATCGATTTTTATCCGGAACAGCTCTCGGGAGGTCAAAAACAGCGCGTCGCCATCGCAAGAGCACTGATCAACAACCCCCAAATCATCCTCGCTGATGAGCCAACGGGTCAGCTGGACACCAAAAATGCCACAATCGTCATGGAGATTCTCAAAAACCTCAACAAAGAGGGGCGTACCGTTATAGTAGTCACCCATGATGAAAATATGGCCAGATATGCACAACGGATCATTCGGATACAAGATGGTCAGATTCTATCTACGTGA
- a CDS encoding NFACT RNA binding domain-containing protein, with translation MKYKELREIVKYLKHFRHLNDIARVDDNVLRAVFDKEEIFFDLNRSKNLIYMRDDFVKTRFYNAPFDKMLAKKCKKSLIERIELDENDKIVRIYCRKKGSYKEESAILQLEFTGRHANAIILDEKENVLEALHHDFHRDIKPGRPLLPLTPPKKLDRSELHIEDMKNYLLDIYKEALAKRLQIAKTSKLLQLQKQKEKLQQLLQNLDQESTLLHEANEEEKKGQIVLANLHTIKPYQRVYEGSDFEGNAIRFELPQEAKSAAMMSDLFFKRAKKLRQKAQNIHIQRENIQEKLDFLEKKANLVRNAKKVEDIELLFSKSAKKESKKDKNYERFNIAGYDVYIGKNKKGNIELLKKAKASDVWMHLKDMPSAHVIISTNKQNVPMEVLEQAAKLCASFSVKHPGSYNIDYTQRRNVKPKEGANVEYVKYKTIRVTIE, from the coding sequence ATGAAATATAAAGAGTTACGGGAGATCGTAAAGTATCTCAAGCATTTTCGACATCTCAATGATATCGCTCGGGTTGATGATAATGTTTTGCGGGCTGTTTTTGATAAAGAGGAGATCTTTTTTGATCTCAATCGCAGTAAAAATCTTATTTATATGCGGGATGACTTTGTAAAAACAAGGTTTTACAACGCTCCTTTTGACAAAATGCTTGCGAAAAAGTGCAAAAAAAGTCTCATTGAAAGAATAGAACTTGACGAGAATGATAAAATTGTTCGCATATACTGCAGGAAAAAAGGTTCCTATAAAGAAGAGTCAGCCATTTTACAGCTTGAATTTACCGGGCGCCATGCAAATGCGATCATTTTGGATGAAAAAGAAAATGTTTTAGAAGCGCTGCATCATGATTTTCATCGAGATATCAAGCCCGGTCGTCCACTTTTACCTTTGACGCCACCCAAAAAGCTTGATAGAAGTGAACTGCATATCGAAGATATGAAAAACTATTTGCTGGACATTTATAAAGAGGCGCTGGCAAAACGTCTGCAGATTGCAAAAACATCGAAACTCTTGCAGCTTCAAAAGCAAAAAGAAAAACTCCAACAGCTTCTACAAAATCTTGATCAAGAAAGTACACTTTTGCATGAAGCGAATGAAGAGGAGAAAAAAGGGCAGATTGTACTGGCAAATCTTCATACAATCAAACCATATCAACGGGTATATGAAGGAAGCGATTTTGAAGGCAATGCCATACGCTTTGAACTGCCCCAAGAAGCAAAAAGTGCTGCAATGATGAGTGATCTCTTTTTCAAGCGTGCAAAGAAGCTTCGTCAAAAAGCGCAAAATATCCATATCCAAAGAGAAAATATCCAAGAAAAGCTGGACTTTTTGGAAAAGAAAGCCAATCTTGTGAGAAATGCCAAAAAAGTGGAAGATATAGAACTGCTTTTTAGCAAAAGTGCCAAAAAAGAGTCCAAAAAGGATAAAAACTACGAAAGGTTCAATATTGCTGGCTATGATGTCTATATAGGCAAAAATAAAAAAGGTAATATAGAGCTTTTGAAAAAAGCAAAAGCGAGTGATGTTTGGATGCATCTCAAAGATATGCCATCTGCCCATGTGATTATCTCGACAAACAAACAAAACGTACCTATGGAAGTGCTGGAGCAAGCGGCGAAACTGTGTGCGAGTTTCAGTGTCAAACATCCCGGCAGTTACAATATAGACTATACCCAAAGGCGAAACGTCAAGCCAAAAGAGGGAGCAAACGTGGAGTATGTGAAATATAAGACGATCCGTGTTACAATTGAATAA
- the leuC gene encoding 3-isopropylmalate dehydratase large subunit, with amino-acid sequence MGQTITEKIFSEHVGRKVKAGEIVECELDMIIGNDITTPISIKAFRESGAKKLAKPDNFAIVLDHFIPAKDIASANQAKISREFAYEHNLKHFFDEKDMGIEHALLPEKGLVVPGDVIIGADSHTCTHGALGAFATGMGSTDLAYGMITGKNWFKVPPSIKVVYTGKLGKYVYGKDLILELIRRIGVDGALYKALEFTGDTIENLDMDGRFSLCNMAIEAGAKNGIIAVDEVTKAFLADKPLAREPKIHYSDEDAEYEQVIEIDVNNLEPVIAFPHLPSNGRPISEAAKMDLKVDQVFIGSCTNGRLSDIAIAAEILKGRKVARHTRMIVTPATQKILKEAEKRGYIDILIDAGAVVSNPTCGACLGGYMGILADNERCVSTTNRNFVGRMGARTSEIYLANSAVAAASAVAGKIADPREL; translated from the coding sequence ATGGGTCAAACGATTACAGAAAAAATCTTTAGCGAACATGTAGGACGAAAGGTCAAAGCGGGAGAGATAGTCGAATGTGAACTTGATATGATCATCGGAAACGATATCACTACGCCAATTTCCATCAAAGCGTTTCGTGAAAGTGGTGCTAAAAAACTAGCAAAACCGGACAATTTTGCCATTGTGCTTGACCATTTTATCCCGGCAAAAGATATCGCGAGCGCAAACCAGGCAAAAATAAGCCGAGAGTTTGCCTATGAGCATAACCTCAAACACTTTTTTGATGAAAAGGACATGGGGATCGAACACGCCCTTTTGCCTGAAAAAGGACTTGTGGTTCCGGGTGATGTGATCATCGGCGCAGACTCGCATACCTGTACCCATGGAGCTCTTGGAGCCTTTGCTACTGGAATGGGAAGTACGGACCTGGCATATGGGATGATCACGGGCAAAAACTGGTTTAAAGTACCACCATCAATCAAAGTAGTCTACACCGGAAAACTTGGTAAGTATGTATACGGAAAAGACCTCATTTTGGAGCTTATCCGTAGAATCGGCGTAGATGGAGCGCTTTATAAAGCACTTGAATTTACAGGTGACACGATAGAAAATCTCGATATGGATGGACGATTTAGTCTTTGCAATATGGCCATCGAAGCGGGAGCGAAAAACGGAATCATTGCCGTTGATGAAGTAACAAAAGCCTTCTTGGCCGATAAGCCCCTCGCGCGCGAACCAAAAATCCACTATAGCGACGAGGATGCTGAATATGAGCAAGTAATCGAAATCGATGTGAACAATCTTGAGCCAGTGATCGCCTTTCCGCACCTTCCAAGCAACGGCCGTCCTATCAGTGAAGCCGCAAAGATGGATCTCAAAGTGGATCAAGTCTTTATCGGAAGCTGTACCAATGGTAGATTAAGTGATATTGCAATAGCGGCTGAGATCTTAAAGGGACGCAAAGTAGCACGCCATACACGAATGATCGTCACTCCTGCAACGCAAAAGATCCTTAAAGAAGCAGAAAAACGAGGTTATATCGATATACTTATTGACGCCGGAGCAGTTGTAAGTAATCCTACATGTGGAGCATGCCTTGGGGGATATATGGGAATTTTGGCTGACAACGAGCGGTGTGTAAGTACTACAAACAGGAACTTCGTTGGACGAATGGGCGCAAGAACGAGTGAAATTTACTTAGCAAACTCAGCAGTTGCAGCTGCAAGTGCCGTAGCCGGCAAGATCGCAGATCCTAGAGAGCTGTGA